The Molothrus ater isolate BHLD 08-10-18 breed brown headed cowbird unplaced genomic scaffold, BPBGC_Mater_1.1 matUn_MA125, whole genome shotgun sequence genomic interval tgggtggggtTGAGGTCacctggaggggtttggggggatgAAGGTGAGGCgtgggtggggtttggggtcacgTGAGGGGGGTGATATGAaattggggggggggaggtCACAAGGGGTGGAAGGAGGGGGTGAAGCCCCCCCCATATCTCCAGGTGAGACCCCCAAGGAGCCCCCCCAGGTGAGAAGGGGGCGGGCGATGAGAGGATGAGGGGGTGACAGGGGTGGGACATGGGGGAGGGGGGGtgacacggggggacacgggagTGACACGGGGGGGTGACaaaggggggagggggaggtgacacgggggtgacactggggtgacacgggggggaggggggggggttAGTAACGAgttttggggggtcccggggcaGAAGAAAGCTCAGACACAAACGCGGTCGTTAGTGGGGGCAgcgcgcggggggcggggcggcgTGCACAGGTGTGCAGGGGGCGTGCACAGGTGTGCAAGCACGTGCaaaggggggtgggggggacgTGCAGGGCGGGGGGCGTGCAGGGGGACGGGGGACCCTGGGGGGATGGGGGCAGCCCCGCGGCCACTTGAACGTGTGTGAGCACgcacacctgtacacacctgaacacacctgtgacacacctgtaacacacctgtacacacctgaacacacctgtgacacacctgtaacacacctgtacacacctgtgacacacctgtgacacacctgtaacacacctgtacacacctgaacacacctgtacacacctgtacacacctgtacATACCTGtacacacctgggcacacctgtacacacctgtacacacctgtacacacctgtacatacctgcacacacctgtacacacctgcgcacacctgtgcacacctgtacacacctgcacacacctgtgacacacctgtacacacctgcGCACACCTGTaacacacctgtacacacctgtacacacctgcgcacacctgtacacacctgtgcacacccgtacacacctgtacacaactgtgcacacctgcacacacccatgcacacctgtacacacctaTACACACCTGCgcacacctgtacacacctgtgCACGCCTGTACACTCCTGTGAtacacctgtacacacctgaacacacctgtacacacccGTACACACCTGTACACAACTGTGCACACCTGTACgcacctgtacacacctgtacacacctgcacacacctgtacacacccGTACACACCCGTACACACCTGTACACAACTGtgcacacctgtacacacctgtacacacctgcacacacctgtacacacccgtacacacctgtacacaactgtgcacacctgtacacacctatgcacacctgtacacacctgcaCATCCCTTTGCGCACCTGTGCACTCCTGTACACACCttcacacacctgcacacacccttgcacacctgtacacaccttTGCACACCTTTGCACGCCTGCGCACAGCTGCgcacacctgtacacacccGTACACACCCatacacacctgcacacacccgtacacacctgtgcacacctaTGGACTCCTTTGCACAACTGTGCACAACTGTACAAACCTGCGCACACCTTTGCACACCTTTGCACACCTGCgcacacctgtacacacctgtgCACACTTGCAAACACTTttacacacctgcacacacctgtacacaTCTGtacacacctgtgcacacccGTACACACTTgtacacacctgcacacacctgcacacacatgCGCACACCGGTACACACCGGTACACACCCCTACACACCTGCACGCACTTACTCTcacctgtacacacctgcacacacctgcacacacctgtgcacacctgtacacaccttTGCACACCTGTGCACTCCTTTGCACACCTGTGCACGCGCCTCACACCCTCTCACgcccccccatcccctccccccgcggcgggggcggccccggtgCCCCCCTGGGTGGGttgggggaggggaggggggggattGAGGGGGGTCGGCGGTCTGGGGTAGGGTGGGGGAGGGGTCAGTGTTAGTCAGGCCGTGCAGGGGGCGTGGCCGGGCGCGTGCGGGGGGCGGGGCGCAGGCAGCGGGGcccgcccccagcccggggggGAGGGGCTttggcggggcgggggggggaggggcggccccgctgcctgcgcggggggggggggggagggggcggggagggggcggggatgGGGGAGGGGCGGCAGCTTGTCCTGAAAACGCCGTTTCCATCCTcgatttggggagggggcaacaccccccccccaaaaaaaaaattcacccaccccccccccctttttaaATCCCCTGGGgcgggatttggggtgaaaGCGGCTGGTTTTGGcacaaatggggaaaaattcAAAGGAATCGCCCCAAAAtggggaggggggtgggggTCCCACGGCCCCTCTGGGAGTGACAGGTGCATTTTGGGGGGaaccccaaattttggggtggttttggggcttGTGGAGCCGTGCTTGGCCACGAGGGAGAGGATGGGAGCAAATTGTTCAAAATTCCAGGAATTCACCCCAAAATGAGGCGTCTGGGGGCTCCGTCCTGACCCAcgctggggtttttggggggaagTGATGGAGAATCTGAGCCTTGGCTGTTTCAGGGGGTGGGATTGGTATCAAATTGCTCCAAATCCCtgaaaatcaccccaaaaattTGGTCTGGGACTCCATAAAAGTTTCTGGGGGAAAAGGAGCCCACCCCgggctgggttttggggtgaaaacGGCTGGTTTGGGGACCAgggagctccagctgtgccctggatGGTGTGCGGGGCAAAAAAATGTCCAAAATTTCTAAAATTCAACCCAAAATGGGGGAGTGGGAGCCCACATCGTCCCCTTGTGGAAAATCAGCAACTTCTGAGCTTGGCCTGACCTTTTTGAGTGGAAATCAGTCGGTTTTGGCATTGGTGATGTGCAGGTGTTGGGTTTATCCAATCACCCAAAATCCAAAAGATTCCCTAATTCACACCAAAACGGGTGGGGGACCCCACACTGTCCTCATGGACAAAACCACACCctcaaaaaggatttttttgggggggaaaatcAGCTATTTTTGGCATGGGGGAGGCGATGCTCCGCCACAAGATGGCGGACGGGTGAAGATTGCCCTAAATCCCtcaaattcaccccaaaacaGCAGGAGTTGAACCCTCTTGAGAAAAAATATCACCGTCCTGACCCCGGataaggatttttttgggggggaaatcGGCTCATTTTGGCACGAG includes:
- the LOC129047114 gene encoding keratin-associated protein 10-9-like, translating into MCTGVCRCVKVFASVHRCVQVCAGVQRCAKVCAGLYSCAQLCKGVHRCAQVCTGVCRCVWVCTGVYRCAQLCAGVQRCAKVCTGVQGCVQVCEGVYRSAQVRKGMCRCVQVCTVVYRCVRVCTGVYRCAQVCTGVYRCVTGVRRCVQVCHRCVQVCTGVHRCAQVCTGVCRYVQVCTGVYRCVQVCPGVYRYVQVCTGVYRCVQVCTGVLQVCHRCVTGVYRCVTGVSQVCSGVYRCVTGVSQVCSGVYRCACSHTFKWPRGCPHPPRVPRPPARPPPCTSPPPPFARACTPVHAPCTPVHAAPPPARCPH